A single window of Streptomyces griseoviridis DNA harbors:
- a CDS encoding phosphoglyceromutase has protein sequence MADAPYKLILLRHGESEWNAKNLFTGWVDVNLNEKGEKEAVRGGELLKDADLLPDVVHTSLQKRAIRTAQLALESADRHWIPVHRSWRLNERHYGALQGKDKAQTLAEFGEEQFMLWRRSYDTPPPALEDGTEFSQSDDPRYATIPPELRPRTECLKDVVHRMLPYWYDAIVPDLLTGRTVLVAAHGNSLRALVKHLDGISDADIASLNIPTGIPLAYDLDADFKPLTPGGTYLDPAAAAAAIEAVKNQGKKK, from the coding sequence ATGGCCGACGCACCGTACAAGCTGATCCTCCTCCGCCACGGCGAGAGCGAGTGGAACGCGAAGAACCTGTTCACCGGCTGGGTGGACGTCAACCTGAACGAGAAGGGCGAGAAGGAGGCGGTCCGCGGCGGCGAGCTGCTGAAGGACGCCGACCTTCTCCCCGACGTGGTCCACACGTCCCTCCAGAAGCGCGCGATCCGCACGGCCCAGCTCGCGCTGGAGTCCGCCGACCGCCACTGGATCCCCGTCCACCGCTCGTGGCGCCTGAACGAGCGCCACTACGGCGCCCTCCAGGGCAAGGACAAGGCCCAGACGCTCGCCGAGTTCGGCGAGGAGCAGTTCATGCTGTGGCGCCGGTCCTACGACACCCCGCCGCCCGCCCTCGAGGACGGCACGGAGTTCTCCCAGTCCGACGACCCGCGCTACGCGACGATCCCGCCGGAGCTGCGCCCGCGCACGGAGTGCCTCAAGGACGTCGTCCACCGCATGCTGCCGTACTGGTACGACGCGATCGTCCCGGACCTGCTGACCGGCCGCACGGTCCTGGTCGCGGCCCACGGCAACAGCCTGCGCGCGCTGGTCAAGCACCTCGACGGCATCTCGGACGCGGACATCGCGTCCCTGAACATCCCGACGGGCATCCCGCTCGCCTACGACCTGGACGCCGATTTCAAGCCCCTGACCCCGGGCGGAACCTACCTGGACCCGGCCGCGGCGGCGGCAGCGATCGAGGCGGTCAAGAACCAGGGCAAGAAGAAGTAA
- a CDS encoding MDR family MFS transporter: MPLASLRRAARESVSGLPRAFWWLWTSTLVNRLGGFVATFMALYLTLDRGYSASYAGLVASLHGLGGVLSSLGAGVMTDRLGRRPTLLIAQSSTAASVALLGFMHHPLAIAGVAFLVGMTSNASRPAVQAMMADIVRPEDRVRAFSLNYWAINLGFAVSSAAAGFIAEFSYLAGFLLEAGMTAVCAVVVFMKLPESRPQRTPAEKRAADEVGLGTVLRDGRFMGVVGLSFLISVVFQQGSIGLPVAMGEAGFTPADYGMAIAVNGVLIVVLQIPVTRFIEHRDPKRLLVVSAILAGYGFGLTAFAGSVGVFALTVCVWTLAEIVNAPTQTGLVVRLSPVHGRGRYQGMYTLSWAVAALVAPLMSGFVIDRYGAEWLWGLCALVGTLAAVGYAALMRGLPPAERSTGRGAVETGGGAVENGGGAVETGRGAVETGGGERGRDGSGARLTTETTAP, translated from the coding sequence ATGCCGCTCGCCAGCCTCAGACGTGCCGCCCGGGAGTCCGTCTCCGGGCTGCCCCGCGCATTCTGGTGGCTGTGGACCAGCACCCTCGTCAACCGGCTCGGCGGGTTCGTCGCCACGTTCATGGCGCTCTATCTGACCCTCGACCGCGGCTACAGCGCGTCCTACGCGGGGCTCGTCGCCTCCCTGCACGGGCTCGGCGGCGTGCTCTCCTCGCTCGGCGCCGGTGTGATGACCGACCGGCTCGGGCGCCGTCCCACGCTGCTCATCGCGCAGTCCTCGACGGCCGCCTCCGTCGCCCTGCTGGGCTTCATGCACCATCCGCTGGCCATCGCGGGCGTCGCCTTCCTCGTCGGCATGACGTCGAACGCGTCGCGGCCGGCCGTGCAGGCGATGATGGCGGACATCGTCAGGCCCGAGGACCGGGTGAGGGCGTTCTCCCTCAACTACTGGGCCATCAACCTCGGTTTCGCCGTCTCCTCGGCGGCGGCCGGGTTCATCGCCGAGTTCAGCTATCTCGCCGGTTTCCTGCTGGAGGCGGGGATGACGGCGGTCTGCGCGGTCGTCGTCTTCATGAAGCTGCCGGAGTCCCGGCCGCAGCGGACGCCCGCGGAGAAGAGGGCCGCGGACGAGGTCGGCCTCGGGACGGTGCTGCGCGACGGCCGGTTCATGGGCGTCGTCGGACTGTCGTTCCTGATCTCGGTGGTCTTCCAGCAGGGCTCGATCGGGCTGCCGGTCGCGATGGGCGAGGCCGGGTTCACGCCCGCCGACTACGGCATGGCTATCGCCGTCAACGGTGTGCTGATCGTCGTGCTCCAGATCCCGGTCACCCGGTTCATCGAACACCGCGACCCGAAGCGGCTGCTGGTCGTGTCGGCGATCCTGGCCGGGTACGGCTTCGGGTTGACGGCCTTCGCCGGGTCGGTCGGCGTCTTCGCGCTCACCGTCTGCGTGTGGACCCTCGCCGAGATCGTGAACGCGCCGACCCAGACGGGTCTGGTCGTCCGCCTCTCCCCCGTCCACGGACGCGGCCGCTACCAGGGCATGTACACGCTCTCCTGGGCGGTCGCGGCCCTGGTGGCGCCCCTGATGTCGGGCTTCGTCATCGACCGCTACGGCGCGGAGTGGCTGTGGGGCCTGTGCGCCCTGGTCGGCACGCTGGCGGCGGTCGGCTACGCGGCGCTGATGCGGGGGCTCCCACCAGCGGAACGCTCCACCGGCCGAGGAGCCGTGGAAACCGGCGGAGGGGCCGTGGAGAACGGCGGCGGCGCCGTGGAAACCGGCCGAGGAGCCGTGGAAACCGGCGGCGGGGAGAGGGGCCGCGACGGGAGCGGCGCACGGCTCACCACGGAGACGACGGCGCCTTGA
- a CDS encoding ATP-binding protein has translation MTTSASERQRTAYQFVVPNSKLAPKLGRDLIATLLAVTGHPVLVDAARLCLSEVITLSYLHTRTARLHLDVSVCPGRVLVAVRDDEWCERPGRGAGRARLDETRGQGFLLLNRLSAAWGVVTWPTGVEGSERKRVWFTLDDAEVTSMA, from the coding sequence ATGACCACGTCAGCATCCGAACGGCAGCGCACGGCGTACCAGTTCGTCGTCCCGAACTCGAAACTCGCCCCGAAGCTGGGCCGGGACCTGATCGCCACCCTGCTGGCGGTCACCGGACACCCTGTGCTCGTCGACGCCGCACGCCTGTGTCTGAGCGAGGTGATCACGCTCTCCTACCTGCACACCCGCACTGCTCGACTGCACCTCGACGTCTCGGTGTGTCCGGGACGCGTCTTGGTCGCGGTCAGGGACGACGAATGGTGCGAACGTCCTGGCCGGGGTGCGGGCAGGGCCCGTCTCGACGAGACGCGAGGTCAAGGCTTCCTGTTGCTGAATCGGCTGTCCGCCGCGTGGGGCGTGGTGACCTGGCCGACGGGTGTGGAGGGGAGCGAGCGCAAGAGGGTGTGGTTCACGCTCGACGACGCGGAGGTGACGTCGATGGCGTGA
- a CDS encoding helix-turn-helix domain-containing protein — MPPRDNPTARQARLGAELRKLRERAGRTAREAAGLLSIDQAKISHIEAGRVGVSEERIRRLATFYSCDDEPLIAALCGIAAEHRGQHWFDEYRGILTPGFLDVAELELHATALRSMQSVTFPGIFQTENYARALFEGVVPKLPPDEVDARVEYRRRRICVFERDTPPRFEAIIHEAALRMRFGGRKVVREQLEHLVDVSHMPLVTVRVIPFTSEDFIEVTQPVLYAHGIVPQLDTVQIDAAFGGRFLDAEADLQKYRALFDIAERASLDPEESRQLIHHIAREM; from the coding sequence ATGCCGCCGAGGGACAACCCGACCGCACGACAGGCCCGGTTGGGCGCGGAGTTGCGGAAATTGCGCGAGCGCGCGGGCAGGACCGCGCGCGAAGCCGCCGGTCTGCTGTCCATCGACCAAGCCAAGATCAGCCACATCGAAGCCGGACGCGTCGGCGTCAGCGAGGAACGCATCCGCAGACTGGCGACCTTCTACAGCTGCGACGACGAGCCACTGATCGCGGCCCTGTGCGGAATTGCCGCCGAGCATCGCGGGCAGCACTGGTTCGACGAGTACCGAGGGATTCTCACCCCGGGTTTCCTGGATGTCGCCGAACTGGAGCTGCACGCGACCGCGCTCCGGTCCATGCAGTCCGTCACGTTCCCCGGTATTTTCCAGACCGAGAACTATGCGCGCGCCCTGTTCGAGGGGGTCGTACCGAAACTCCCGCCGGATGAGGTCGACGCACGGGTCGAGTACCGCCGAAGGCGCATCTGCGTCTTCGAGCGCGATACTCCCCCGAGGTTCGAGGCCATCATTCACGAAGCGGCGCTGCGTATGCGGTTCGGAGGCCGGAAGGTCGTGCGGGAACAGCTTGAACACCTGGTGGACGTCTCCCACATGCCACTCGTCACCGTGCGGGTCATCCCGTTCACCAGCGAGGACTTCATCGAGGTGACGCAACCGGTGCTGTACGCACACGGCATAGTCCCGCAACTCGACACCGTGCAGATCGACGCGGCCTTCGGCGGACGGTTCCTCGACGCCGAAGCCGATCTCCAAAAGTACAGGGCGCTGTTCGACATCGCCGAGCGCGCGTCCCTCGATCCGGAAGAGTCACGGCAGCTCATTCACCACATCGCGCGAGAAATGTGA
- a CDS encoding DUF397 domain-containing protein, which produces MSASPTRWQKAQKSGGGGENCVELSLNSDGTVQIRESDDPGRTITTSRENLAAFFDGVKAGEFDHLIS; this is translated from the coding sequence ATGAGCGCATCCCCCACCCGTTGGCAGAAGGCCCAGAAGTCCGGAGGCGGAGGGGAGAACTGCGTCGAGCTCTCACTCAACTCCGACGGCACGGTCCAGATACGCGAGAGCGACGACCCCGGCAGAACGATCACGACGTCACGAGAGAATCTGGCTGCCTTCTTCGACGGCGTGAAGGCAGGCGAGTTCGACCACCTCATCAGCTGA
- a CDS encoding DUF397 domain-containing protein, producing the protein MNSEFNWQKSSFSGGGGEQCLYLAKHNGEILLCESDDPASIVTTSPEKLAAFIAGVKAGEFDHLVG; encoded by the coding sequence ATGAACAGCGAGTTCAACTGGCAGAAGTCGAGCTTCTCCGGGGGCGGCGGTGAGCAGTGCCTGTACCTCGCCAAGCACAACGGCGAGATCCTCCTCTGCGAGAGCGACGACCCGGCGAGCATCGTCACCACGTCACCCGAGAAGCTCGCCGCGTTCATCGCGGGCGTGAAGGCAGGCGAGTTCGACCACCTCGTCGGCTGA
- a CDS encoding NADP-dependent oxidoreductase: protein MPTTTMKAIRLHTYGGPEVLRHEDVPVPAPKPGEVLVRVHAVGVNPPDWYLRDGLTVMPEEIRPKIDLPVVPGTDVSGVVEAVADDVTGFSPGDEVFGMLRFPGFDGAAYAEYVVAPASDLAPKPAGIDHVHAAGAPMAGLTAWQYLVEVGHDHPSPFQAARHRPVALGTGTRVLVNGAAGGVGHFAVQLAKWKGAHVTAVASGGHEPFLRDLGADEVIDYTRTRPEETARDLDLVLDAVGGPTSHRFLRTLRRGGALFPVFFAEVDPEEAARLGVTFSISQVRSNGPQLAELGHLLDAGTVRVAIDSTYPLSRAQEAHERAARGHIRGKIVLTGV from the coding sequence ATGCCGACGACCACGATGAAGGCGATCCGGCTGCACACGTACGGCGGCCCGGAGGTGCTGCGCCACGAGGACGTCCCGGTGCCCGCGCCGAAGCCGGGCGAGGTGCTGGTGCGCGTGCACGCGGTGGGCGTCAACCCGCCCGACTGGTACCTGCGCGACGGCCTGACCGTCATGCCCGAGGAGATCCGCCCGAAGATCGACCTGCCCGTCGTCCCCGGGACGGACGTCTCGGGCGTCGTCGAGGCCGTCGCCGACGACGTGACGGGCTTCTCCCCGGGCGACGAGGTCTTCGGCATGCTCCGCTTCCCCGGCTTCGACGGCGCCGCCTACGCGGAGTACGTCGTCGCGCCCGCGTCGGACCTGGCCCCCAAGCCGGCCGGCATCGACCATGTGCACGCGGCGGGAGCGCCGATGGCGGGGCTCACCGCGTGGCAGTACCTGGTGGAGGTCGGCCACGACCACCCGTCGCCGTTCCAGGCGGCCCGGCACCGGCCGGTCGCCCTCGGTACGGGCACCAGGGTGCTCGTCAACGGCGCGGCGGGCGGCGTGGGGCACTTCGCGGTGCAACTGGCGAAGTGGAAGGGCGCGCACGTCACCGCGGTGGCGTCGGGCGGGCACGAGCCGTTCCTGCGCGACCTCGGCGCCGACGAGGTCATCGACTACACGAGGACTCGCCCGGAGGAGACCGCGCGCGACCTCGACCTCGTCCTCGACGCGGTCGGCGGCCCCACCAGCCACCGCTTCCTGCGCACGCTCAGGCGCGGCGGCGCGCTGTTCCCGGTCTTCTTCGCCGAGGTCGACCCCGAGGAGGCCGCGCGCCTCGGCGTCACGTTCTCCATCAGCCAGGTCCGCTCGAACGGCCCACAGCTCGCCGAACTCGGCCACCTGCTCGACGCGGGCACGGTCCGCGTGGCGATCGACAGCACGTACCCACTGTCCCGAGCCCAGGAGGCCCACGAACGCGCGGCCCGCGGCCACATCAGGGGGAAGATCGTGCTGACGGGGGTGTGA
- a CDS encoding TetR/AcrR family transcriptional regulator — protein sequence MRADAKKNYDQLLAVAGVVLAEEGAGASLRDIARRAGVGLGTMHRHFPTRETLFEALLRSGFDRLAVQAAELESSPSAGDALVRWLRDFVACASDYQGVITSMVAAIEDPDSALHASCVGMKAAGARLLARAQAEGTARTDIDGTDLYALAGAIAWVGDQPALASRADRLFTVLTGAILTRS from the coding sequence GTGCGCGCTGACGCCAAGAAGAACTACGACCAGTTGCTGGCGGTCGCGGGCGTCGTCCTGGCCGAGGAGGGCGCCGGCGCGTCGCTGCGTGACATCGCCCGCAGGGCCGGGGTGGGCCTCGGCACCATGCACCGGCACTTCCCCACCCGGGAGACCCTGTTCGAGGCCCTGCTGCGGTCGGGTTTCGACCGGCTCGCCGTCCAGGCCGCCGAGCTGGAGTCGTCCCCCTCGGCCGGGGACGCGCTCGTCCGCTGGCTCCGCGACTTCGTCGCCTGCGCGTCCGACTACCAGGGCGTCATCACGTCGATGGTCGCGGCCATCGAGGACCCGGACTCCGCGCTCCACGCGTCCTGCGTCGGGATGAAGGCGGCGGGCGCCCGGCTCCTCGCCCGCGCCCAGGCCGAGGGCACCGCCAGGACCGACATCGACGGCACCGACCTGTACGCGCTGGCCGGGGCCATCGCCTGGGTCGGCGACCAGCCCGCGCTCGCGTCCCGCGCCGACCGCCTCTTCACCGTCCTCACCGGGGCGATCCTGACAAGGTCCTGA
- a CDS encoding DUF2000 domain-containing protein, translating into MNSEPTTPEAAPRFDTKIAVLLRDDLEQWQRLNVTAFLVSGLAAEFPEVIGEPYEDADGVGYLPMIRQPVLVFEGTKETLTAAHAKTLARALPRSLFTSDLFATGHDAANRAAVRAVPTASLDLVGLAVYGAKNAVDKVLKGARMHP; encoded by the coding sequence ATGAACAGCGAACCCACGACCCCCGAGGCCGCCCCCCGCTTCGACACCAAGATCGCCGTCCTGCTGCGGGACGACCTGGAGCAGTGGCAGCGCCTGAACGTGACCGCGTTCCTGGTCAGCGGCCTGGCGGCGGAGTTCCCCGAGGTGATCGGGGAGCCGTACGAGGACGCCGACGGGGTCGGCTACCTGCCGATGATCCGGCAGCCGGTGCTGGTCTTCGAGGGCACGAAGGAGACCTTGACGGCGGCCCACGCGAAGACCCTGGCCCGTGCGCTGCCGAGGTCCCTCTTCACGTCCGACCTGTTCGCGACGGGCCACGACGCGGCGAACCGGGCGGCGGTGCGAGCGGTCCCGACGGCCTCCCTCGACCTGGTCGGCCTCGCGGTGTACGGGGCGAAGAACGCGGTGGACAAGGTGCTGAAGGGGGCGCGGATGCACCCGTGA
- a CDS encoding AraC family transcriptional regulator, with the protein MAAQRPQREVSAWRPRVSGVVEVFHARFTEYAYPMHVHDAWTLLIVDDGAVRYDLDRHEHGTPHDTVSLLPPHVPHNGAPATADGFRKRVVYLDASHLPDDLIGAAVDGPDLRDPLLRLRVGQLHTALAHPGEELEAGSRLALIGERLRAHLADRPAGEPLADPALARRLRELLDEHVVEGLTLDAAAALLHAHPAHLVRAFSRAYGIAPHQYLMSRRVGRARRLLLDGRAPGEVAALTGFYDQAHLTRHFGKLVGVPPGRYRAGVRTEPPRDGT; encoded by the coding sequence ATGGCCGCTCAGCGCCCCCAGCGGGAAGTGTCCGCCTGGCGCCCCCGGGTCTCCGGTGTGGTGGAGGTCTTCCACGCCCGGTTCACCGAGTACGCCTACCCGATGCACGTCCACGACGCGTGGACGCTGCTCATCGTGGACGACGGCGCCGTACGGTACGACCTCGACCGGCACGAGCACGGCACCCCGCACGACACCGTGAGTCTGCTGCCTCCGCACGTCCCGCACAACGGCGCCCCCGCCACCGCCGACGGCTTCCGCAAGCGCGTCGTCTACCTGGACGCCAGTCACCTCCCCGACGACCTGATCGGCGCGGCCGTCGACGGACCCGATCTGCGCGACCCGCTGCTGCGCCTGCGCGTCGGACAGCTGCACACCGCGCTCGCCCACCCCGGCGAGGAACTGGAGGCCGGCAGCAGGCTGGCGCTCATCGGGGAGCGGCTGCGCGCGCATCTCGCGGACCGGCCGGCCGGTGAGCCGCTCGCCGACCCCGCCCTCGCCCGCCGACTGCGCGAGCTGCTCGACGAACACGTCGTCGAAGGGCTCACCCTGGACGCGGCCGCCGCGCTGCTGCACGCCCATCCCGCCCACCTGGTCAGGGCGTTCAGCCGCGCGTACGGCATCGCACCGCACCAGTACCTGATGTCACGCCGGGTCGGCCGCGCCCGCCGTCTCCTCCTCGACGGCCGGGCACCCGGCGAGGTGGCCGCGCTGACCGGCTTCTACGACCAGGCCCATCTCACCCGCCACTTCGGGAAGTTGGTGGGCGTGCCGCCGGGGCGCTACCGCGCGGGGGTACGGACCGAGCCGCCGCGGGACGGCACCTGA
- a CDS encoding YbjN domain-containing protein, which yields MAEADAQKEAAQVVEAVLKDAELAWESPEPGTYVVQLPGTRKLSTTVSLRVGRHSLSLNAFVIRHPDENEPGVHRWLLERNLKLYGVSYAVDRLGDVYVTGRLPLPAITPEELDRLLGQVLEAADGAFNTLLELGFASAIRKEYAWRVSRGESTRNLDAFTHLTERTDEKPGHPN from the coding sequence ATGGCTGAAGCTGACGCGCAGAAGGAGGCCGCCCAGGTCGTCGAGGCCGTCCTGAAGGACGCCGAGCTGGCTTGGGAGAGCCCCGAGCCCGGCACCTATGTGGTCCAACTCCCGGGCACCCGCAAGCTGTCGACGACCGTCTCGCTCCGGGTCGGCCGGCACTCGCTCTCCCTGAACGCGTTCGTCATCCGCCATCCCGACGAGAATGAGCCGGGCGTCCACCGCTGGCTCCTGGAGCGCAACCTCAAGCTGTACGGCGTGAGTTACGCCGTCGACCGGCTCGGCGACGTCTATGTCACCGGCCGGCTCCCGCTGCCCGCGATCACCCCAGAGGAGCTGGACCGGCTGCTCGGCCAGGTCCTGGAGGCGGCCGACGGCGCCTTCAACACCCTTCTGGAGCTGGGCTTCGCCTCCGCGATCCGCAAGGAGTACGCGTGGCGGGTGTCCCGGGGGGAGTCGACGCGGAACCTCGACGCGTTCACCCACCTGACGGAACGCACGGACGAGAAGCCCGGACACCCGAACTGA